A single Pseudomonas sp. HN11 DNA region contains:
- a CDS encoding mannose-1-phosphate guanylyltransferase/mannose-6-phosphate isomerase, whose translation MNTLNGLIPCIISGGSGTRLWPVSRQNMPKPFMRMRDGQSLLQKTFQRAAKLPGVESVLTVTNRELLFRTLDDYRPVNKAHLPLDLLLEPFGRNTAAAIAVAALHVQEHFGGDAQLLVMPADHLILNEVAFAEAVSQARDLAEAGYLVTFGIQPDHPETGFGYIEQGEPLSTGNRVKRFVEKPDLSTAQGYLDGGKHLWNAGMFCFKASTLVDELTTHAPDVLEAARAALEHSQSLQNKTSRQRELDSEAFGSAPDISIDVALMEKSKQVAVVPCDIGWSDIGSWEALRQLTPSDAHGNQVNGEAILHDVHNCYIDSPKRVLGAVGVRDLIIVDTPDALLIADAHRSQDVRYIVAELKRQNHPAYSLHRTVTRPWGTYTVLEESSRFKIKRIVVKPQASLSLQMHHHRSEHWVVVSGAAQITNGEREFLINANESTYIPAGHKHRLTNPGIIDLVMIEVQSGEYLGEDDIVRFDDIYGRAPAEVKK comes from the coding sequence ATGAATACACTCAACGGATTGATTCCCTGCATCATTTCCGGTGGTTCGGGCACGCGGCTGTGGCCGGTGTCCCGGCAGAACATGCCCAAGCCTTTCATGCGCATGCGCGATGGCCAGAGCCTGCTGCAGAAAACCTTCCAGCGCGCCGCCAAACTGCCCGGCGTGGAAAGCGTGCTCACGGTGACCAACCGCGAGCTGTTGTTCCGTACCCTGGATGACTACCGCCCGGTCAACAAGGCCCATCTGCCCCTGGACCTGCTGCTGGAGCCGTTCGGTCGCAACACGGCGGCGGCGATTGCCGTAGCGGCGCTGCATGTGCAGGAACACTTCGGCGGCGACGCCCAGTTGCTGGTGATGCCCGCCGACCATTTGATCCTCAATGAGGTGGCGTTCGCCGAAGCCGTGAGCCAGGCCCGCGACCTGGCCGAAGCCGGCTACCTGGTGACCTTCGGCATCCAGCCGGACCATCCGGAAACCGGCTTCGGCTACATCGAACAAGGTGAGCCATTGAGCACGGGCAACCGGGTCAAACGCTTCGTCGAAAAACCTGACCTGTCCACCGCCCAAGGCTACCTCGACGGCGGCAAACACCTGTGGAACGCCGGCATGTTCTGCTTCAAGGCCAGCACTTTGGTGGACGAACTCACCACCCACGCACCGGACGTGCTGGAGGCCGCCCGCGCTGCGCTGGAACACAGCCAGAGCCTGCAGAACAAAACCTCGCGCCAGCGTGAACTGGACTCGGAGGCCTTTGGCAGCGCGCCCGACATTTCCATCGACGTAGCGCTGATGGAGAAGTCCAAGCAAGTCGCCGTGGTGCCCTGCGACATCGGCTGGAGCGATATCGGTTCCTGGGAAGCCCTGCGCCAGCTCACCCCGAGCGACGCTCATGGCAACCAGGTCAATGGCGAGGCGATTCTGCATGACGTGCACAACTGCTACATCGACTCGCCCAAGCGCGTCCTTGGCGCCGTGGGTGTGCGTGACCTGATCATCGTCGACACCCCGGATGCCCTGCTGATCGCCGACGCCCACCGCAGCCAGGATGTGCGCTACATCGTCGCCGAGCTCAAGCGCCAGAACCATCCGGCGTACAGCCTTCATCGCACCGTCACCCGGCCTTGGGGCACCTACACCGTGCTGGAAGAAAGCAGCCGCTTCAAGATCAAGCGCATCGTGGTCAAACCCCAGGCGTCGCTGTCGTTGCAGATGCATCACCATCGCAGCGAGCACTGGGTGGTGGTCAGCGGCGCGGCGCAGATCACCAACGGCGAGCGTGAATTCCTGATCAATGCCAACGAGTCCACCTACATCCCGGCCGGGCACAAACACCGCCTGACCAATCCCGGCATCATCGACCTGGTGATGATCGAGGTACAGAGCGGCGAGTACCTGGGCGAGGACGACATCGTGCGTTTCGACGACATCTACGGGCGTGCCCCGGCTGAAGTGAAAAAATGA
- a CDS encoding sigma-70 family RNA polymerase sigma factor: protein MSSDHPLDHAAIGQLYHAHHAWLRGWLSRRTGCREHAADLAQETFVRLLNARRQQTLQQPRAYLSSIARSLMIDQYRRRELERAYLESLAHFPQVEVPSEETRLLILDSLERIDRLLDQLKPRVREAFLLAQLDGLTCAQIALRLGVSKATVERDLSKALHACYRLRYVEG from the coding sequence ATGTCGAGCGACCACCCACTGGACCATGCCGCCATCGGCCAGCTTTACCATGCCCATCATGCCTGGCTGCGGGGCTGGTTGAGCCGTCGCACCGGCTGCCGCGAACACGCTGCCGACCTGGCCCAAGAGACTTTCGTGCGCCTGCTCAATGCGCGTAGGCAGCAAACCCTGCAGCAGCCGCGCGCGTACTTGAGCAGCATTGCCCGCAGCCTGATGATCGACCAATACCGCCGCCGTGAACTGGAACGTGCCTACCTGGAAAGCCTTGCGCATTTCCCGCAAGTCGAGGTGCCGTCGGAGGAAACCCGCTTGCTGATCCTCGATAGCCTGGAGCGCATCGACCGCCTGCTGGACCAACTCAAGCCACGCGTACGCGAAGCGTTCTTGCTGGCGCAACTGGACGGACTGACCTGCGCGCAGATTGCCCTGCGCCTCGGCGTGTCCAAGGCCACGGTGGAACGCGACCTGTCCAAGGCCCTGCACGCGTGCTACCGGTTGCGTTATGTCGAAGGCTGA
- a CDS encoding GumC family protein — protein MIEIRSFRDLLRLFFIFRHEFKLAAIAALVIILLGAFLLPAKYESTARLLVKPGRDSTLPIEISNRQALVMPSTQRDPIVDEERLLTGRPIVRAVAEHYLEVIENAPPPEGFWKRTKYYVKSGVGAVFDGLRVVMETVGIVEKTTAVERLAASLEKNFEVSHAAGSTVMDISFKWGDPEIAQAVVKDWVETYNNERTEALGRKSLYAFYEGQVANSATEIKSYKEQILTHLNEIGAASITDRLEDLSERINVLRGETFNTTRLIASSDSAIASTRTQLKGQPKEVTTVRQIALNPQQQDLRRLLNQKLLEKADMMRTYTDNAPPVKALDASIRAMQAQVNNESNTVQASENRAPNTLEIHLQRVLLDETSNNLALRTQLVQQQKQLVNLEAQRKQALEIEPELARLSRELNTTERNYALYVDNLEKSRIDRELDNSQISNIAVIEEATLNPGRIFPKTLVMLILAIPFAIVVGLLVIYLCYLLDQRIHDGGLVERKFGLPLWTTLPELDTSTAQSTNAFNASIYRLYSLLQPDRIAEQGLTLGLTSARHGEGVTFVVEQLRQLLHENGINVRVGGLEAAAPGEVVLLDASALLDNREAFINLRRADLIGLVVEARKSTVPVVEHALSILNTAFGKVDGIIINRRKFEVPGKVLQTIGKYRGAF, from the coding sequence ATGATCGAGATCCGTTCTTTTCGTGATCTTCTGCGCTTGTTCTTCATCTTCCGGCATGAGTTCAAACTGGCGGCCATTGCCGCGCTGGTGATCATCCTGCTGGGGGCGTTCCTGCTGCCGGCCAAGTACGAGTCCACCGCGCGGCTGTTGGTGAAACCGGGTCGGGATTCGACGTTGCCTATCGAGATCAGCAATCGCCAGGCGCTGGTGATGCCCAGCACCCAGCGCGACCCGATTGTCGACGAAGAGCGCTTGCTCACCGGCCGCCCCATCGTGCGCGCGGTGGCCGAGCATTACCTGGAAGTAATCGAAAACGCACCGCCGCCGGAGGGTTTCTGGAAGCGCACCAAGTACTACGTCAAGAGCGGCGTGGGTGCGGTGTTCGACGGTCTGCGCGTGGTCATGGAAACCGTAGGCATCGTCGAAAAAACCACCGCGGTCGAACGCCTGGCCGCCAGCCTGGAGAAGAACTTCGAGGTGAGCCACGCCGCCGGTTCCACGGTGATGGACATCAGCTTCAAGTGGGGCGACCCGGAAATCGCCCAGGCGGTGGTCAAGGATTGGGTCGAGACCTACAACAACGAGCGCACCGAGGCCTTGGGGCGCAAGAGCCTGTATGCCTTCTATGAAGGCCAGGTGGCCAACAGCGCCACCGAGATCAAGAGCTACAAGGAACAGATCCTCACCCACCTGAACGAGATCGGCGCGGCGAGCATCACCGATCGCCTGGAAGACTTGTCCGAACGCATCAACGTGTTGCGTGGCGAGACCTTCAACACCACGCGGCTGATCGCCTCCTCCGACAGCGCCATCGCGAGCACGCGCACCCAGCTCAAGGGCCAGCCCAAGGAAGTCACCACAGTGCGTCAGATTGCACTGAACCCGCAGCAGCAGGATTTGCGTCGCCTGCTCAACCAGAAGCTGCTGGAAAAGGCCGACATGATGCGCACCTACACCGACAATGCGCCGCCGGTCAAAGCCCTGGACGCGTCGATTCGTGCCATGCAGGCCCAGGTCAACAACGAGAGCAACACGGTGCAAGCCTCGGAAAACCGTGCGCCGAACACTCTGGAAATCCACTTGCAGCGTGTATTGCTGGATGAAACCAGCAACAACCTGGCGCTGCGCACCCAGCTGGTTCAACAGCAGAAACAACTGGTGAACCTGGAAGCCCAACGCAAGCAGGCCCTGGAGATTGAACCGGAGCTGGCCCGCCTCTCCCGCGAGCTGAACACCACCGAGCGCAATTACGCGCTGTACGTGGATAACCTGGAAAAATCCCGCATCGACCGCGAGCTGGACAACAGCCAGATCAGCAACATTGCCGTGATCGAAGAAGCCACCCTGAACCCAGGTCGCATCTTCCCGAAAACCCTGGTGATGCTGATCTTGGCGATTCCGTTTGCCATCGTCGTCGGCTTGCTGGTGATCTACCTGTGCTACCTGCTCGACCAGCGTATTCACGACGGTGGCCTGGTGGAACGCAAGTTCGGCCTGCCACTGTGGACCACCCTGCCGGAGCTGGACACTTCCACCGCGCAAAGCACCAACGCCTTCAATGCGAGCATCTACCGCTTGTATAGCCTGCTGCAGCCCGACCGCATTGCAGAACAGGGCCTGACCCTGGGCCTGACCTCGGCGCGCCATGGCGAAGGGGTGACCTTTGTAGTAGAGCAACTGCGCCAGTTGCTGCATGAAAACGGCATCAATGTACGGGTCGGTGGTCTGGAAGCCGCCGCGCCGGGTGAAGTGGTGCTGCTCGACGCCTCGGCCCTGCTGGACAACCGCGAGGCATTCATCAACCTGCGCCGCGCCGATCTGATCGGCCTGGTGGTGGAAGCGCGCAAAAGTACCGTGCCGGTGGTGGAGCATGCGCTGTCGATCCTCAACACCGCGTTTGGCAAGGTGGACGGCATCATCATCAACCGTCGCAAGTTCGAAGTGCCAGGCAAAGTGCTGCAGACCATCGGTAAATACCGGGGAGCGTTCTGA
- a CDS encoding TonB-dependent siderophore receptor: protein MQAFPSQRFPFKRAVQAALLGACLSSALPVAVMAETPASDTQAREWNIAAGALANALDQFARQSGVSLSYDATSVAGKTSQGVNGRFDPQQALEQLLRGQGLQAQRQGDSAWMLLPQAPDSGSLNLGATLINGERLGATTDGTGSYTTGAVTIGKGEHSLRETPQSVSVMTRQFMDNQNVTTIDDVMERTPGITTYESPMGGKYFYSRGFKMLGQYQYDGVPLDMGKDYVQADSFTANMAIYDRVEVLKGAAGMLKGAGTASGAVNFVRKRPQAKPTTSLSLSAGTWDNYRADVDTGGPLNDSGTLRGRAAVSQQTRGSYMDIAKRQDQAFYGALDFDLTPDTTLGVGASYEDVDATPCWGGLPRYADGKSANLSRSTCLGQSWNDWQSRRATFFADMTHHFNDDWKLKVAAVHSRNLQDIKYAASEGTLNYGDPTPTANSYAALMDYDHKDFGLDAYIDGKFEAFGLEHELILGANGSRGTQDDVYAIQNLPKRQSIYQPDHHFPEPDNSTFWPNMYRGGTVKETATQYGTYATLRLRLAEPLMFIVGSRVSWYENRRESNNLAWGEWAVQDARTKETGEVTPFAALIYDLNEHWSVYASYADIFQPQSSYATVDGAALKPKIGDNYELGIKGEWFDGRLNSSLALFRAIEKNGAESDYTTMCPTSADGYCYTDTGKVRAQGVETEISGELLERLQLFGGYTYTQTKSLKNIDSKVEGGSSNTYVPRHMLRLWGDYQLDGALSKWSVGAGVNAQSSNYRVQTIKLEQAGYATWSTRLAYRIDDSWTVALNGNNLFDKSYYNTVGTASWGNFYGEPRNFTVSLKGNF, encoded by the coding sequence ATGCAAGCGTTCCCTTCCCAACGTTTCCCCTTCAAGCGCGCGGTACAGGCCGCCCTGCTCGGCGCCTGCCTGAGCAGCGCCCTGCCCGTGGCCGTGATGGCCGAAACCCCGGCCAGCGACACCCAGGCTCGCGAGTGGAACATCGCCGCCGGCGCCTTGGCCAACGCGCTGGACCAATTCGCACGCCAGTCCGGCGTCAGCCTGTCGTACGACGCCACCAGCGTCGCCGGCAAGACCAGCCAGGGTGTGAATGGCCGCTTTGACCCTCAGCAGGCGCTCGAACAACTGCTGCGCGGCCAGGGACTGCAAGCCCAGCGCCAGGGCGACAGCGCCTGGATGCTGCTACCGCAAGCGCCCGACTCCGGTTCGCTGAACCTGGGCGCTACCCTGATCAACGGCGAACGCCTGGGCGCCACCACCGATGGCACTGGCTCCTACACCACCGGCGCGGTCACCATCGGCAAGGGCGAACACAGCCTGCGGGAAACCCCGCAATCGGTGAGTGTGATGACCCGCCAGTTCATGGACAACCAGAACGTCACCACCATCGACGACGTGATGGAGCGCACGCCCGGCATCACCACCTACGAATCGCCCATGGGCGGCAAGTATTTCTACTCCCGAGGCTTCAAGATGCTCGGCCAGTACCAATACGACGGCGTGCCCCTGGACATGGGCAAGGACTACGTCCAGGCCGACAGTTTCACTGCGAACATGGCGATCTATGACCGTGTGGAAGTGCTCAAGGGCGCCGCCGGCATGCTCAAGGGGGCAGGCACCGCCAGCGGAGCGGTGAACTTCGTGCGCAAGCGGCCACAGGCCAAGCCCACTACCAGCCTGTCGCTATCGGCCGGCACCTGGGACAACTACCGCGCCGATGTCGACACCGGCGGCCCGCTGAATGACAGCGGCACCTTGCGTGGACGCGCAGCGGTGAGCCAGCAGACTCGCGGGTCCTACATGGACATCGCCAAGCGCCAGGACCAGGCATTCTACGGCGCGCTGGATTTCGACCTCACGCCAGACACCACCCTGGGCGTCGGCGCCAGCTACGAAGATGTCGACGCCACGCCGTGCTGGGGCGGCCTGCCGCGCTATGCCGACGGCAAAAGCGCCAACCTCAGCCGCTCGACCTGCCTGGGCCAATCCTGGAACGACTGGCAAAGCCGGCGCGCCACGTTCTTCGCTGATATGACCCATCACTTCAACGATGATTGGAAGCTCAAGGTCGCGGCGGTTCACAGTCGCAACCTGCAAGACATCAAGTACGCCGCCAGCGAAGGCACCCTCAACTATGGCGACCCGACGCCCACGGCCAACTCTTACGCCGCATTGATGGACTACGACCACAAGGACTTCGGCCTCGACGCCTACATAGACGGCAAGTTCGAAGCCTTCGGCCTGGAACACGAATTGATCCTCGGCGCCAATGGCAGCCGTGGCACCCAGGACGACGTGTACGCGATCCAGAACCTGCCCAAGCGCCAGAGCATCTACCAACCCGACCACCACTTCCCGGAACCAGACAACAGCACCTTCTGGCCGAACATGTACCGTGGTGGCACAGTCAAGGAAACCGCCACCCAGTACGGCACCTATGCCACCTTGCGCCTGCGCCTGGCCGAGCCGTTGATGTTCATCGTGGGCAGCCGCGTGAGCTGGTACGAAAACCGCCGCGAGTCCAACAACCTGGCCTGGGGCGAATGGGCCGTGCAGGACGCGCGCACCAAGGAGACCGGTGAAGTCACACCCTTTGCCGCGCTGATCTACGACCTCAACGAACACTGGTCGGTATACGCCAGCTATGCGGATATCTTCCAACCGCAAAGCTCCTACGCCACCGTCGATGGTGCGGCGCTCAAACCGAAGATTGGGGACAACTACGAGTTGGGTATCAAGGGCGAATGGTTCGACGGGCGCCTCAACAGCTCCTTGGCGCTGTTTCGCGCCATCGAGAAAAACGGCGCCGAATCCGACTACACCACGATGTGCCCGACCTCCGCCGATGGCTATTGCTACACCGACACCGGCAAGGTGCGCGCCCAGGGTGTAGAAACTGAAATCAGCGGTGAATTGCTCGAGCGCCTGCAGCTTTTCGGCGGCTACACTTACACCCAGACCAAGTCCCTGAAAAATATCGACAGCAAGGTCGAAGGCGGCTCATCCAATACGTACGTGCCTCGGCACATGCTGCGCTTGTGGGGTGACTACCAGCTCGATGGCGCGCTGTCGAAATGGAGCGTGGGCGCCGGGGTCAACGCCCAAAGCAGCAACTACCGCGTGCAGACCATCAAGCTGGAACAGGCCGGTTACGCGACGTGGAGCACTCGCCTGGCGTACCGTATCGATGACAGCTGGACCGTGGCGCTCAATGGCAACAATTTGTTCGACAAAAGCTACTACAACACCGTCGGTACAGCGTCCTGGGGCAACTTCTACGGTGAACCGCGTAATTTCACGGTGAGCTTGAAAGGTAACTTCTGA
- a CDS encoding polysaccharide biosynthesis/export family protein — MKRTLLIVAMMALAACNTPARIVPPDDKTVEEGKRALDQLAQLPPAVERIRIGDQLRIVRDAGEMPTLSAFNVSTIYELTLYTVQTDGKINYPFLGPVQVAGRQPSELATELTSKLAPIYREPRVTVNINQAPASSIIVGGAVNNPTAVQLGTANTLEQAIIGAGGVSPAGNASMVALLREDAQGAYRAYFLDFSQLLKTGPNGRKPVHLQRGDVVFVPKSNVGERIQGVDTYMNQLIPFTKSIGVGYNYTRTSGGNN, encoded by the coding sequence ATGAAACGAACCCTGCTCATCGTGGCCATGATGGCCCTGGCCGCCTGCAATACGCCGGCACGCATCGTCCCGCCCGACGACAAGACCGTCGAGGAAGGCAAACGCGCCCTCGACCAACTTGCCCAACTGCCGCCGGCGGTGGAGCGCATCCGCATCGGCGACCAGTTGCGCATCGTGCGCGATGCCGGCGAGATGCCAACGCTGTCGGCGTTCAACGTCAGCACTATTTATGAGCTGACGCTGTACACGGTGCAGACCGACGGCAAGATCAACTATCCATTCCTGGGGCCGGTCCAGGTCGCCGGACGCCAGCCTTCGGAACTGGCCACGGAGTTGACCAGCAAACTCGCGCCCATCTACCGCGAACCCCGCGTGACGGTGAACATCAACCAGGCACCCGCCAGTTCGATCATCGTCGGTGGCGCGGTGAACAACCCGACGGCGGTGCAGCTCGGCACGGCCAACACCCTGGAACAGGCCATCATCGGTGCCGGCGGGGTCAGCCCCGCGGGCAACGCCAGCATGGTCGCCCTGCTGCGCGAAGACGCCCAGGGCGCGTATCGCGCGTACTTCCTGGACTTCAGCCAGTTACTCAAGACCGGCCCCAACGGCCGCAAACCCGTGCACCTGCAACGCGGCGATGTGGTGTTCGTGCCCAAGTCCAACGTGGGCGAGCGCATCCAAGGGGTGGATACCTACATGAACCAACTGATCCCGTTCACCAAGTCCATCGGGGTTGGCTACAACTACACCCGAACCAGCGGCGGCAATAACTAA
- a CDS encoding FecR domain-containing protein encodes MSKADAQLVDQAIQWMVTLRFNVADDASTAAFERWLHTSAEHQQVWQRVATMNDDFSQLPAQIGRHALRGARQRISRREGLKLLGLVVGAAGLTWLGRDYTPLPALMADYRTATGERRWVALNDGSRIQLNSASAIDASLNAERRLVQLRQGEIVVNTGVDNRPFWVQTRDGYLRALGTRFLVREEAQGTLLAVQQGTVAVFAQSQAASARQVLKPGEQVVFDRSGIRPAVANGLDPWAWSDGVISAHNMRLDDFLSELGRYRNGLLRCSEAVAGLRVSGTYQLDDTDQVLGLVAQSLKLDVTYRSRYWVTVSSRV; translated from the coding sequence ATGTCGAAGGCTGACGCGCAACTGGTCGACCAGGCCATCCAGTGGATGGTCACGCTGCGTTTCAATGTCGCCGACGACGCCAGCACCGCCGCGTTTGAACGCTGGCTGCACACCAGCGCCGAACACCAGCAGGTGTGGCAGCGGGTGGCGACGATGAATGACGATTTCAGCCAACTACCGGCCCAGATCGGCCGCCATGCCCTGCGTGGGGCGCGCCAACGCATCAGCCGCCGTGAGGGCTTGAAACTGCTGGGCCTGGTGGTCGGCGCCGCCGGCTTGACCTGGCTCGGTCGCGACTACACGCCCCTGCCCGCCTTGATGGCCGACTACCGCACCGCCACCGGCGAACGACGCTGGGTGGCGTTGAACGACGGCAGCCGGATCCAGCTCAACAGCGCCAGCGCAATCGATGCGTCGCTCAACGCAGAACGACGTCTGGTGCAGTTGCGCCAGGGCGAAATCGTGGTGAACACCGGGGTCGACAACCGTCCTTTCTGGGTCCAGACCCGCGACGGTTACCTGCGCGCCCTCGGCACGCGATTCCTGGTGCGCGAAGAAGCACAGGGCACTTTGCTCGCCGTGCAGCAAGGCACCGTGGCGGTGTTTGCCCAGAGCCAAGCGGCCAGCGCACGCCAGGTCCTCAAGCCCGGCGAACAGGTGGTGTTCGACCGCAGCGGCATTCGCCCGGCGGTCGCCAACGGCCTGGATCCCTGGGCCTGGAGCGACGGCGTGATCAGCGCCCACAACATGCGCCTGGACGACTTTCTCAGCGAATTGGGCCGTTATCGCAACGGCTTGTTGCGCTGCAGCGAAGCAGTGGCCGGGCTTCGAGTGTCGGGGACTTATCAGTTGGACGATACCGATCAAGTGCTGGGCCTGGTGGCGCAATCGCTCAAGCTCGATGTCACTTACCGCAGCCGCTATTGGGTGACCGTTTCATCGCGCGTGTAA
- a CDS encoding undecaprenyl-phosphate glucose phosphotransferase: MREKSSVDSLFLTRAGFVEFFVVFVKLIHGLTAMLPPLVLVLFLDPMDPELRAHFLGLLVFFAVLTIILFQALGIYSEELFSNRLRLKTKIKAWTAAFCILLFMYQILQFFPQLTPRNLVTWYIVSLGLFCLERLIMLRLYRRLMHAGKYLQRTVILGFTDTAVHVADHLQRNGDIRSGLIGFIDDRTERIPKELSNLPLLGNTRDLEKLIRAEQVNQVMICLPWAAEQRIHGLVNRLRQLSVNVMLVPDMAALRYGHSKMTDVGGILMFNTSQLPLRGWSPVIKRCEDLLLASLALVVLSPVMLLTAIAIKLDSKGPVLFRQNRYGYNDNEIRVFKFRSMYTDQSDFTAERQTTREDPRITRVGRIIRKTSIDELPQLFNVLLGNMSMVGPRPHATATKAAGVPFEVAVSEYSSRHRVKPGITGWAQINGYRGETDTLFKIQKRVEYDLEYISKWSVWFDLYIVFMTVPAVLSTKEVY; the protein is encoded by the coding sequence ATGCGAGAGAAGTCGTCCGTCGACAGTTTGTTTTTAACGCGCGCCGGTTTTGTTGAGTTCTTTGTTGTTTTCGTCAAGTTGATCCATGGCCTGACGGCCATGTTGCCCCCACTGGTCCTGGTGCTCTTCCTGGACCCGATGGACCCTGAGCTGCGCGCCCACTTCCTGGGCCTGCTGGTGTTTTTCGCGGTCCTGACCATTATTCTGTTCCAGGCCCTGGGCATCTATTCCGAAGAATTGTTCAGCAACCGGCTGCGCCTGAAAACCAAGATCAAGGCCTGGACGGCGGCTTTTTGCATCCTGCTGTTCATGTACCAGATCCTGCAGTTCTTTCCGCAGTTGACCCCACGCAACCTGGTGACGTGGTACATCGTCAGCCTGGGGCTGTTTTGCCTTGAGCGCCTGATAATGCTTCGCCTGTACCGCCGGCTGATGCATGCAGGCAAATACTTGCAACGCACGGTGATCCTGGGCTTTACCGACACTGCAGTGCACGTCGCCGATCATTTGCAGCGCAACGGGGATATCCGCTCAGGTCTGATCGGCTTCATCGACGACCGTACCGAGCGCATCCCCAAGGAGCTGAGCAACTTGCCCCTGCTGGGCAACACCCGCGACCTGGAAAAACTGATCCGCGCCGAGCAGGTCAACCAGGTGATGATCTGCCTGCCCTGGGCCGCCGAGCAGCGTATCCACGGTTTGGTCAACCGCTTGCGGCAGCTGTCGGTGAACGTGATGCTCGTGCCGGACATGGCCGCCCTGCGCTACGGCCACAGCAAGATGACTGATGTGGGTGGCATCCTGATGTTCAACACCTCGCAGTTGCCGTTGCGCGGCTGGTCGCCGGTGATCAAGCGCTGTGAGGATTTGCTGCTGGCCAGCCTGGCCTTGGTGGTGCTGTCGCCGGTGATGCTGCTGACGGCGATTGCCATCAAGCTCGACTCCAAGGGCCCGGTGCTGTTTCGCCAGAACCGCTACGGCTACAACGACAATGAAATCCGCGTGTTCAAGTTCCGCTCGATGTACACCGACCAGAGCGACTTCACCGCCGAACGCCAGACCACTCGCGAAGACCCGCGCATCACCCGTGTGGGCCGCATCATCCGCAAGACCAGCATCGACGAGCTGCCGCAACTGTTCAACGTGCTGCTGGGCAACATGTCCATGGTCGGCCCGCGCCCGCATGCCACCGCCACCAAGGCGGCCGGTGTTCCCTTCGAGGTGGCGGTGAGCGAGTACAGCTCGCGGCACCGGGTCAAGCCGGGCATTACCGGATGGGCGCAGATCAACGGTTACCGGGGTGAGACCGACACCCTGTTCAAAATCCAGAAACGTGTCGAATACGACCTGGAGTACATCTCCAAATGGTCGGTGTGGTTTGACTTGTACATCGTCTTCATGACGGTCCCGGCCGTCCTTTCCACCAAGGAAGTCTACTGA
- a CDS encoding glycosyltransferase family 2 protein → MRTSLIIPTRNASSHLARLLPALRMQTLQPDEMLVVDSASSDDTVARFREFGARVEVIDARDFNHGGTRRWASEQVAGDALFVMTQDAIPATPETFANLLAELQQDPLNGVAYGRQLPHPDAGVLGAQSRHFNYPEQSRSKSLADAPELGIKTCFSSDSFSVYRRTVLEAVGGFPADVIGSEDAYVAARMLLEGYKVRYAATAQVHHSHDYKLLDEFHRYFDIGVFYGREPWIKQAFGDAGGEGKRYVLAELAALRKAGALHRVPEVLVRSAFKLLGYRLGHLERRLPLALKRRISMFPGYWR, encoded by the coding sequence ATGCGTACGTCTCTGATCATCCCGACCCGTAACGCCTCCAGCCACCTGGCGCGCCTATTGCCGGCGCTGCGCATGCAAACCCTGCAACCTGACGAGATGCTGGTGGTGGACAGCGCTTCCAGCGATGACACCGTGGCGCGCTTTCGCGAGTTCGGCGCACGGGTCGAGGTGATCGACGCGCGCGACTTCAACCACGGCGGCACGCGGCGCTGGGCCAGCGAACAAGTGGCCGGCGACGCACTGTTCGTAATGACCCAGGACGCGATTCCCGCCACCCCCGAAACCTTCGCCAACCTGCTCGCCGAATTGCAGCAGGATCCGCTCAACGGCGTGGCCTACGGTCGCCAGTTGCCCCACCCCGATGCCGGTGTGCTGGGTGCGCAATCGCGGCACTTCAACTATCCGGAACAGAGCCGCAGCAAGAGCCTGGCCGATGCGCCGGAGCTGGGGATCAAGACCTGCTTCAGCTCCGACTCGTTCTCCGTGTACCGGCGCACTGTGCTGGAAGCGGTGGGCGGTTTTCCGGCAGATGTGATCGGCAGCGAAGACGCCTATGTGGCGGCACGTATGCTGCTCGAAGGCTACAAGGTGCGCTACGCCGCCACGGCGCAGGTGCATCACTCCCACGATTACAAGCTCTTGGATGAGTTTCACCGCTACTTCGATATCGGCGTGTTCTACGGGCGCGAACCGTGGATCAAACAGGCCTTTGGCGATGCGGGGGGCGAAGGCAAGCGCTATGTGCTGGCCGAACTCGCGGCCTTGCGCAAAGCCGGTGCCTTGCACCGCGTCCCCGAAGTGCTGGTACGCAGTGCGTTCAAACTGCTCGGCTACCGGCTGGGCCATCTGGAGCGTCGCCTCCCCCTCGCCCTCAAGCGGCGCATCAGCATGTTTCCCGGTTATTGGAGGTGA